The Nocardioides sp. cx-173 genome segment CCGCAAGGTCCGCGATGCCGGCCCAGTCGGCCACCTGGGCGATCGCGGCATCCGTCGCCTTCTCCACCGCGGGGTCGCCGGCGCCGTCGCGGCCCCCGTGCCCGATCCCGACGTCGGCGGGCACCGGCACGAGGAGGAAGAGGTTCTCCATGCCCGGGGGAGCGACCGTGTGGTCGGTCGCCGAGGGGCGGCACACGTAGACCGAGGCGGGGTCCGGGACCCGGGTGGGCCGCTCGAAGATCGCGTCGAAGTTGTCCTTCCAGTCCGCGGTGAAGAACAGCGAGTGGTGGGCCAGCTCCGGGAGGGTGCCGTCGACGCCGAGGAACGCCAGCACCGCGCCCGGACCCGAGACCTGCTTGTCCCACCACGACTGCGGGTAGGTCTGGAGCTCGGGTGCCACCAGGGCGGTCTCGACGTGGTGCAGGTCGGCCGCGCCGACGACCACGTCGGCCTCGAGGGCGGCGGGCCGGCCGTCGGCGTCGACGTAGTCCACGCCCGTGACGCGAGCGCGGCGCCCTCCGGGCCGCGTGCGTACGGCGGTCGCCTCGCAGCCCGTGTGCAGCCGGGCGCCGTGCTCGCGAGCGAGCCCCGCGACGGCCTCGATGAGCCGCGAGAAGCCGCCGCGGGGGTAGAGCACCCCGTCGTCGCCCAGGTCCATCCAGCTCATCAGGTGGTACATGCTCGGCGCCCGGTCCGGCGACGTGCCGAGGAACACCGCGGGGTAGCCCAGGACCTGGCGCAGCCGCCGGTCGCGGAAGGAGCGCGCGACGCGGGACTCCAGCGACCGCGTCAGCAGCGAGGTGAGCTCGCCGCCACGGCGCAGGACGTCGGCCTTGAGCAGCGATCGCGGCGACTCGAAGCTGGTGTAGAGGAAGCGGCTCACGCTGAGCTCGTAGACCCGCCGGGCCGAGTCCAGGTAGGCCTCCAGCCGGCGCCCGGCGCCCGGCTCGAGCTCCTCGAACAGCGCGACGTTGGCCGCGCGGCCCGCCCGCACGTCGACCGGCTCGTCGAGCCCCTCGTAGAAGACCCGGTAGCCCGGGTCGAGCCGCTCCAGGTCGAGCTGCTCGGCGGTCGTGGTGCCGAGCATGGCGAAGAAGTGGTCGAAGACCTCCGGCATCAGCCACCACGACGGCCCGGTGTCGAACCGGAAGCCGTCCACCTCCAGCGACCCGGCGCGTCCGCCCAGCTCGTCGCGCCGCTCCAGGACATCGACGCTCCAGCCGTCGCGGGCCAGCAGGGCCGCGGTCGCCAGACCGGTGATCCCGCCGCCGACCACCACTGCGCGGCTCACCGCTCCGGCCTCAGCAGGCTGGTCACCAGGAGCCGGGCCTTCACCGGGTCGGGCACCCGCACCCGCATGCGCCCCAGCCGCTCCGGCGGGGTCGCGCGCACGCGTCGGGAGAGCTCGCCGAACAGCGCGTGCGCGACCCGCACGGCGCGCCGGCTGCTGGGCGGGAGCAGCACGAGGGACCGCGCGCCCGACGCGAGGTCGGCGTCGATGTCGTCGAGGAGTGCGTCCCGCGTGGCGACGTCCAGCCGGGTGGGGTCCACGTCCGGGAAGTACGAGCGCCCCAGGGCCTCGTAGTCGGCGCCCAGGTCCCGCAGGAAATTCAGCTTCTGGAAGGCCGCGCCCAGGCGGCGGGCCCCGGCCGCGAGGTCGTCGTACGACGCGCCGGCGCCGGGCTCGGCGGCCAGGAAGGCGCGCAGGCACATCAGCCCCACGACCTCGGCCGAGCCGTGGACGTAGCGCTCGAAGCTGGCCCGGTCGTGCTCGACCGGGGTGAGGTCGGCACGCATGGAGGCGAAGAACGGGTCGAGCAGGCCCTGCTCGATCCCCGTCTCTCGTGCGGTGCGGGCGAACGCGTGGACGACCAGGTTGCCCGAGTGGCCGGTGCCCAGGGCGCGACGGGTCTCGCGCTCCAGCTCGGTCAGCGTCGCCTCCTGCGCCTCGGTGCTGCCATCGGGACGCGGGGCGTCGACGATCTCGTCGGCGACCCGGACCAGCGCGTAGACGTTGCGCACGTGGCGGCGTACCGGCGGCTCCAGCAGGCGGCTGGCCAGGCCGAACGACGTCGAGTAGCGCTTGATCACCAGGGCCGCGCTGGCGTCCGCCACCTCGTCGTAGGTCCGGTGCGCGCTGAGGGGGCCGGCGTTCGCCCCCGGCGGCAGCCGGAACATCACGCGGCTCCCGCCGCGCGGTCGGAGGCGACCGCGCCGACGATGTGGACCAGGTCCGTCGGCAGCCCCAGGACTTCGGACTGCTCGGCCGCCTCGCGCAGGTGCCTGCGCGCCAGCTCCTCGACGAACGCGTGGGACCCGCCCTCCTCCAGGGCGTTGCGTACGCGGGCGGCGTCGGCCGGGTCCAGGTCGGCGCGGCCCAGGTACGGCGACACGCGGCCCCAGGTCGAGCTGGACTGCGCGTGCACCATGAGCGGGGTCCGCTTGCCCTCGCGAAGGTCTCCCAACGGGGCCTTGCCGGTGCCCTCGGGGTCGCCGAACACGCCCTCGAGGTCGTCGAGCAGCTGGTAGGCGACGCCCAGCAGCCGGCCGACCCGGCCCACCCCGTCGACCACGGCCGACTCGGCGCCCGCCAGCACGGCGCCGGCCTGCATCGGCAGCTCGAAGGAGTAGGCGGCCGTCTTCTGCGCCTCCATCGCGAGCACCTCGGCGAGCGTGGGCTCCGCGACCCCCAGGCTCAGCCGCACGTCGGCCAGCTCGCCGGTGGCCGAGACCCGCAGCGCGGTGTCGAAGAGGTCGAGCAGGCTCGCCCGGGTCCCGGCGTCCACGTCGCACAGGGTGACCGCGCGCAGCGCGTGGCTCAGGGCCAGGTCGCCGACGAGCACCGAGGCCGCGCGCGCGTAGCTCTCGGCACCCTGGGGCGTCGCGCCGTCGGCGAGCGCCTCCGCGCGGAAGCGGCCGGGGGTGCTGGGACGCCCGCGGCGCAGGTCGTCGCCGTCGATCACGTCGTCGTGCACCAGGAAGGCGGTGTGCAGCAGCTCCACCGCGGCGCCGACCTCGGCCACGGCCGTCCGGGCGGTGCCGCCGAGGGCGTCGTGGACCGCGGCGACCAGCCGCGGGCGGAACCGCTTGCCGCCGCTCAGCGCGTCCCGCAGCGCCTCGTCCAGGGCCCGGCGGTCCGGCCCGGCGTTCGGTGGGAGGGGGCCCACCGCGGCGTCGAGGGCTCCCTGCAGGTCGCTCGGTGCCGCTGTCACGACTGCCCGGCTCGCGGGGAGCGCCGCGTCCTGCAGATGGGCACTGACGCTCTCCGTCCGACGGCGGCGGGCCTGGCGCCCCTGACTTAGGCCCGGTACCCACTTGCCCCGGGACGGAGTCGCGGGCCGGTGTCGATCGGGGGCGGCGCCGTTCGACTGCAGGGTGAGAGGGTCTGACGGAGACCCGCCCACGGCAGGAGCACCCCATGAAGTACATGCTGATCATGCGCGCCGACGACGAGGCCAACGAGTCGTTCAAGGACGTCGATTTCGAGAAGATCATGGAGGTGATGGGGCGCTTCAACGAGGAGATGATCTCCGCCGGCGTCCTCGTCGCCGCCGAAGGGCTGGACGACGCCTCGCTGGGCGTCGTCGTCGACTACTCGGCGCAGCCCCCGGTCGTCACCGACGGTCCCTACGGCGAGACCAAGGAGCTGTTCGGCGGCTTCTGGATCCTCGACGTGGCCTCCATCGAGGAGGCCGTCGAGTGGGCCAAGCGCGCGCCCATGGCCGGCCCCGGCATGAAGACCGAGATCCGCCGGGTGGCCAGCGTCGACGAGTTCCCCCAGGACAACCCCTGGATCCAGAAGGAGCGCGCCTGGCGCGAGGCGACCGGCCAGCTGTGAGCCAGGGGCGGGAGGTGCGCCGGGCGGTCGAGGCCGTCTGGCGCATCGAGTCCGCCCGGATCGTCGGCACGCTGGCGCGCTACACCGGCGACTTCGCCCTTGCCGAGGACCTCGCGCAGGAGGCGCTGGCCGAGGCGCTCGTCGGCTGGCCGCGCGACGGCGTACCCGCCAACCCGGCCGGGTGGCTGCTCACCGTCGGACGGCGCCGGGCCATCGACGCGTTCCGTCGGCGGGCGGCCCTCGACGAGAGGTACGCCGTGCTGGCGCGCGACGCCGACGACGGGCCCGACGCGGGGGCGGCGGGGGACGTCGACCTGCTCTGGGACCCCGACCGGGTCGACGACGACCAGCTGGCGCTGATGTTCATCTCCTGTCACCCGGTCCTCTCTCGCGAGGCGCAGGTGGCGCTGACGCTGCGGGTGCTGGGCGGTCTGTCCAGCGACGAGATCGCCCGCGCCTTCCTGGCGCCCACAGCGACGGTGCAGGCGCGCATCACGCGCGCGAAGAAGACGCTGGCCGCGGCGCGGGTGCGCTTCGAGGTGCCGACGCGCGAGGAGTGCCGCGAGCGGCTGGGGCCGGTGCTGAGCGTCATCTACCTGATCTTCACCGAGGGATCCAGCGCGAGCGGCGGCGGCGACTGGATCCGCCCGGACGTGGCCCGGGAGGCGGTCCGGTTGGCCCGGATCCTGGCGCGGCTGCTGCCCGACGAGCCGGAGACCCACGGACTGCTCGCCCTGGTCGAGCTGACCGCGGCGCGCTTCCCCGCACGCGTCGGCCCCGACGGGGAGCCGGTGCTCCTCGAGCACCAGGACCGCGAGCGGTGGGACCGGTCGGCGATCGGGCGCGGCAGGGCGTCCCTGGCCCGCGCCGGGCAGGTCGGGCGAGGGCTCGGCGCCTACGGCGTCCAGGCCGCGATCGCCGAGTGTCACGCCATCGCGCGGAGCGTGGCCGACACCGACTGGGACCGGATCGTCCTGCTCTACGAGGCGCTCGGCCGGCTCGCCCCCTCGCCGGTCGTCGAGCTCAACCGTGCGGTCGCGGTGTCCATGGCGTCGGGGCCGGCGGCCGCGCTGCCGGCGGTCGACGCCCTGGTCGCCTCGGGCGCCCTCTCCGGCTCCCACCTGCTGCCCAGCGTTCGCGGCGAGATGCTGCGCCGGCTCGGCCGCCTCGACGAGGCCCGACACGAGCTCGACCTCGCGCTGCGGCTGTGCGGCAACGAGCGCGAGCGCGCAGTCCTTGCGGCCAAGCTGGCCGCCCTCGCTGGTTGAGGTGCGAGCGTCTCGACACCACCGGTGCACCACCTAGGTCACGCAGCGTCGCAGCCCAGGGTCCAGTGAGTGGCTACTCGCAGGCCGACCCGTCACCGTCTCGGTCCAGGTGGCTGCCGTAGCCCGGCTCGCCGCGGCGGATCGGTGCCGCGCCGGCCGCGCGTACGGCGTCGCAGCTCGGGTAGCGCACATCCTCGGTGAGGCTGAGCGGGGCCTCGGTCGGCGCACCGGAGTCGGCCGGCAGGTCGTGGTCGACGCACGCGGTGAGCACGCGAGCCATGGCGGCCTTCTCGGGGGCGGTGACCCACAGCTCGTACTTCGCCTTGACCGCGATCTGACGCGCGACGTAGTCGCACCGGAATGCCTTGCTCGGCGGCAGCCAGGTGGCGGCGTCGGCGTCGGACTTGGCGCGGTTCTCGCCGGCGTCGACCGGGAGCAGGTTCAGCGGGTCGTTGGCCAGGGCGGCCCTCTTCCTGATCGACCACCGGAGCGCACCGGTGGCCCAGGCGTTGCCGAGCGCCACGACGTGGTCGATGTCGACGAGGAACCCGTCGCCCTTGACGTAGTCGACGGTGGCGGCGGTGTAGGGGTCGGCGAGGACGCCGGAGACCACGACGCAGCCTCGTGTTCCCTGCTGGTAGACGACCCGGGTGAGGTCGCGGGCGAGCATGTCGTTGCGGGTGTCGCATCCGTTGCGGTCCGTGTCGGCCCACGCTGGCCCGAAGGAGTCCCGGTCGTAGCCGGTCATCGGGGCGCGGCCCTTGACGGCCAACGTGGCCAGGACGGCGACGGCGGTCCCGGCCTGCGGCCGAGGGGCGGGACTCGGGGTCTGTACCGAGGTCGCCGGCTCGCGGGCGGCGTCGGTCGGCGCCTCGAGAGGGCTGCAGCCGGTGAGCATCAGTGCGGCCGCGAGCAGCGCGGCGAGCGCGCGGAGGAGGGTGATGGCGGGTGGCATGAGGTGAGGTGCGGATCGTGTGTGCGGGTGCACCTGGATCCCGGTGCCGTCGGAGAACCTATCGCTCGGGCCGCGGCAGTCCTACCATCACCGGGTGCTTCGGACCTGGGTTGCCGTCCTCGCCGCGCTGGCGGCCGTCGGCGCGATACCGACGTGGTCGATGGCGGCGCCGGGGGAGGTCGAGAGCCGCGTCGCGGAGACCGACGTACGGACGGTGGGAGACGGGTCGCGAGCCAGCTGCACCTCCGCCGCGGTGGTGCGAGCGGTGCGCCGCGGCGGGGTGATCCGGTTCGACTGCGGCCCGCGGCCGGTGACCATCGCGATGCGGCGGACCGCCAAGGTCAGCAACACCTCACGGCGTGTGGTGATCGACGGCGGCGGGCTGGTGACCCTGAGCGGGATGGGCAAGCGCCGGATCCTCTACCAGAACACCTGCGACCCGAAGCAGACCTGGACGACCTCCCACTGCGACGACCAGGCCTACCCGCGACTCGTCCTGCGCGACCTGACCTTTGCTCGGGGCAACGCCACCGGCCAGCGCTACGACGGCGGCGGTGGCGGCGCGGTGTTCGTCCGTGGCGGGCAGCTGAAGATCGTCGGCTCGACGTTCCTCGCCAACCGGTGCGACCGGCGCGGACCCGACCTGGGTGGGGCCGCGGTCCGGGTGCTGGACCAGCACCGCGACCGGGCGGTGCAGGTCCTCGACAGCACCTTCAAGAACGGCACCTGCAGCAACGGTGGCGCGCTCAGCAGCATCGGGGTCTCCTGGCGCATCGAGGACAGCACCTTCGTGGGCAACCGCGCCGTCGGCCGCGGCGCCAACCCCGCCCGTCCCGGCACGCGGGGCGGCGGCAGCGGTGGCGCGATCTACCTGGACGGCAACCGGTTCACGCTCTCGCTCATCCGCACGACGGTGCGCGGCAACGTGGCCAACGAGGGGGGAGGCGCGGTCTTCTTCGTGAGCAACGACCGGACCGGGACGATGCTGATCCGTCGCTCCCGCCTGGTGCGCAACCCCAGCCGGGGCTTCGAGACCCCGGGCCTGCCCGGGATCTTCTTCCTCGGTGCCCGGCCCCCGACCATCATCCGCTCCGAGGTGCGCTGAGCTCACGACGCTCGGCGCCGCGGGCCAGTTGCCTTCCACAGCGGGGCTCTCGGACGACAGTCATCCCCAGGCCGAGTCCGACTCGGGCGATCTCAATCGGTTGTTGCACTTCTGCCTGAGTGAGTGGAGGTTGCAGCGCATGCCTGGAGCACGGTTGACAGTGGAGCAGCGTCGGACGATTGAGCGGTGTTATCGCATTGGGCTGTCGCAGGGTCAGATCGCGTCGATCATCGGGAAGTCGGCCTCGACGGTGAGCAGAGAGCTGGCGCGGAGTTTCTCCTCGCCAGGTTCTCGCTCACCAAGGGCCCGCACGGCTCCTGATGCGGGTCGTGGCTACCTCCGCTCGTACAACGCTGAGCGGGCTCAGGCCGTTGCGGCCCTGCGTGCTCGTAGGCCCAAGGCGCGACGGCTGGATCATCCGCCGTTGCGGGAGAAGGTCTGGGAGCTGCTACGCGCTGACTGGTCGCCGGAGCAGATCGCAGCCATGCTGCCGGTGTTGTTCCCCCACGACCAGGACATGCGTGTGAGTCACGAGACGATCTACCAGTCCTTGTTCATCCAGACCAAGGGCGAGCTGAAACGTGAGCTGACCGCGCACCTGCGCAGTCGCCGCACGCGGCGCAAGACTCAGACCGGCGGCGCCAAGCGCGTCACGTTGGGCATCACCGACGACCTCATGATTCGGGCCCGGCCCGCTGAGGTAGAGGATCGGGCTGTGCCCGGTCACTGGGAGGGTGACCTGCTGCTGGGTGGCACCGGCAAGGGGGCGGTCATGACCCTGGTCGAGCGCTCGAGTCGATTCGTGCTCCTCGCACCGATGCCGGGACGTCACACGGCGGATCTGGCGCGCATGAGTCTGGCCGAGATGATCGCGACCCTGCCCCTGAGCCTGCGCCGCTCGATCACCTGGGACCGGGGTAGCGAGATGGCCCAGCATGCGAGGTTCAAGGTCGAGACCGGTTTGCCGATCTACTTCTGTGATCCCCAGTCGCCGTGGCAACGCGGTACGAACGAGAACACCAATGGCCTGCTCCGCCAGTACTGGCCCAAGGGAGCAGACCTGAGTCACCTCACGATGGCTGAGTGTGACGACGTCGCCTTGCGACTCAACACCCGCCCGCGCAAGACCCTCGACTGGCAGACTCCCGGACAAGCCCTCGATCGAGGACTCATTGCAACAGCCCTTTGAGATCGCCTCGGCGGCAATGTCGGCGGTGCGACCTATTATCGAAGACATGTTCGAGTTGCTCATCTCCCGGGTCCGCGAGGCGAAGACCGCCCTCGCGCAGGACCCGAGCGACCTCTCCGACGCCGAGCTCGTCGACCTGCTCCGCGAGGTGGAGGAGCTCAAGTGCGCCGCGGCGGCGGCACAGGCAGTCGCGGCTGTGCGGCTCGACGAGTCCCAGCGCCAGGCCCAGGTCGCGGCCGGTGTGCGCGCCGAGCGGGTGGGTGAGGGCATCGCCGAGCAGGTCGGCCTGGCCCGCCACGAGTCACCCACCAAAGCCGCCCGCCTCCTCGGCCTCGCGAAGGTCCTGCACCACGAGATGCCCCAAACCATGGCGCTCATGCGCGCCGGGCGGCTCAACGAGTGGCGCGCCACGATCCTGGCCCGCGAGACCGCCTGCCTGCCCCTGGCCGACCGGCAGGTCGTCGACGAGCGGCTGTGCGCGGACGGGCGTGCGGCCACCATGAGCGACCTCGCCCTGACCCGGGCCGCGAAGAAGCTCGCCTGCGAGCTCGACCCCGCCTCCGTCGCCGAGCGCGCCCGCCGCGCCGAGACCGAGCGGCACGTCACCATCCGCCCGGCCCCGGACACGATGTGCTGGGTCAGCGCCCTGCTCCCGGTCAAACAGGGCGTGAGCATCTACGCCACCCTCCTCGCCGCCGCGGCCGCAGGCCGCGCCCAGGGCGATGAGCGGTCGAAGGGCCAAGTCATGGCCGACACCCTCGTCGAGCGCGTCACCGGCGCCCCGGCCGACGAGCCCGCCCGGGTCGAGGTCAAGCTCGTCATGACCGACCGCGCCCTCTTCGCCGCCACCGACGACGCCGCCCACCTCGAGGGCTACGGGCCGGTGCCGGCTCCCTGGGCGCGGGCGTTCGTCACCGACGCGATGCGCGCCACCCGGCTCTGGATCCGGCGCCTCTACACCTCACCGCTGACCGGGCAGCTTGTCTCGATGGACTCCCGCGCCCGTCTGGCCCCCGAGGCCCTGGCCGAGTTCGTCGCCACTCGCGACCAGGACCTGTGCCGCACCCCGTGGTGCGGAGCCCCGATCCGCCACACCGACCACATCCGGTCCTGGGAGCACGGCGGCCCCACCACCGCGACCAACCTCCAAGGACTCTGCGAACGCTGCAACCACGCCAAACAGGCCCCCGGCTGGTTGGCACGCGCCTCCACCGACCCCTCCGGTGTCCACACCGTCGAGATCACCACCCCCACCGGCCACCGACATCGCTCCCGCGCACCCGACCCACCCGGCGAGGTCTGCCCCGTTCCTCGCCAGCCGGTCGAGTATGAGCTCATTGGCTGACAGGCGCGTGAGTGTCGTATCGACCCGCTGCTGTTCGTAGCGTGGGTAGTGGGGGACATCAGGGTCCGCCCGGCGAGAGGAGCAGGGATGCCGCACTACCTCATCTACTTCAACCAGCAGTGGGTCGGTGACCACGACGAGGCGTGGTTCGAGAGCCGTGTCGAGCCGTCCACGGCCGTCGTCCGGGACATGCAGGACCAAGGCGTTCTGGTCTACGCCGGCGGGCTGGTCGAGGAACTGGAGCAGGCGGCCAGCGCGGACGCCACGGGCGGAGAGCTGGTCATCACCGACGGGCCCTTCGCGGAGACCAAGGAGTGGCTCGGCGGGCTGACCATCGTGGACGTGCCCGACGACGAGTCCGCTCGCGTGTGGGCGGGGAGGGTGGCCGAGGGCTGCGGCTGGCCGCAGGAGGTGCGCCGCTTCAAGGCCGGCTCGTTGCAGGCGCTCGCCCTCGAGGCTCAGCCGGCGGCCGCCCCCCAGTCGGGCCTGAGGAGGCCGTAGATCCAGGAGTCGGAGACGACGCCGTCGACGACGCAGTCCTCGCGCAGCGTGCCCTCGTGCCGGAAGCCGAGCTTCTCCAGGACCCGAGCGGAGGCGGGGTTGCGGGTGTCGACCTCCGCCTGCACGCGGTGGAGGTCGAGAGTGTCGAAGGCCCACTGCAGCAGGGCGCGGGCCGCCTCGGTGGTGTAGCCGTGGCCCCAGGCGGCCTCGGCGAGGATGTAGCCGAGGGTCGCCCGCCGGTGCGCAGGCTCCCAGCGGGCGAGGGTGCACCAGCCGAGGAAGGCGGAGTCAGTGGCGCGCTCGATGACCAGTCGCGTGCCGCTGGCCTCCTCCTCCATCCGGCGGCAGGTCGCGAGGAAGCGCTCGCCCTGGGCGCGATCGGTCCAGGGCGGGGAGTCCCAGTAGCGCAGGACGTGGGCGTCACTCTGCAGCGCGTACAGGTCGTCGGAGTCGCTCTCGGCGAAGGGGCGCAGCCGCAGGCGAGCGGTGGTCAGTGTCGGGGTGGGCAACGGCATGGAGCCATCGTGTCGTGTCGAGGGGGGTCGAGGACAACGGGTTTCGGTGCCAGGCATGTCTCCCGGCGGGCGGGGGACCGGCGGGCATGGACGAACGTCGCAAGCCCACCGCCGAGCAGCCACTGAACGCTCCCGGGCCGCGCAAGAAGTTTCCGGCGGCGCTGGCCGTGCTCGCGCTGATCGCCGTGGTGGCGGCGATCTTCGCGCTGATCACCTACCTGCAGCAGCGGACCTGAGCCGCACGGGACACCTCAACCCCGGAGATAGCGCAGGAACACGGCACCGGTGGCGCTGGCCGCGACGGTGTCCAGCCTCAGCCGGCCCGGCTCCGCCCGGTCGCCGAACAGCCGTCTCCCGCTGCCCGCGAGGGTGGGGACGACGACGAGCTCGAGGACGTCGACGAGGTCGGCGTCCAGCAGGGTGGTCGCGAGGGTGAGGCTGCCGTGGATGCCGATGTCGCCGCCCTCGCCCTCCTTCAGTCGAGCCACGTAGTCGGCGGCCGGCTCGTGGACCAGGACGGTGTTGGTCCAGGAGGTGGCCGGGGCGGTCGAGGTGACGACGTGCTTCGGGGTGGTGTTGATGAAGTCCGCGAAGGGCTGGACGTCGGAAGTCGGCCAGTAGCCGGACCAGTAGTCGTAGGTGCCGCGGCCGAGCAGCACGTCGTCCTGGGCGGCGATGACGCGCCTCATGTTGGCGAACACGTCGTCGTCGACCTCGAACATCCAGTCGCTCGGCTCCTCAGCGACGCCGTCGAGGGACATCAGCTCGTACATCACGACCTTGCGCATGCCATCCCAGACCGGCGCCGGACCCGGAACTCATCGCCTCGGGCACCGGGCCTGAGGGGGCCCTCTCACCACGTGCACGCGATTCATTCACCCGTGTGACGGTCAGGTAACGTGGACCCGGCACAGCGTCGTGCGACTCCCTTCTGGAACAACCTTGAGGACATCGCTGTGAGCAAGCCCGTCGTACTCATCGCCGAAGAGCTGAGCCCCGCCACCGTCGAGGCGCTCGGCCCGGACTTCGAGATCCGCAGCTGCAACGGCGCCGACCGCGCCGAGCTGCTGCCCGCGATCGCCGACGTCGACGCGATCCTGGTCCGCTCGGCGACCAAGGTCGACGCCGAGGCGCTCGCCGCCGCCACCCGGCTGAAGGTCGTGGCTCGCGCGGGCGTGGGTCTCGACAACGTCGACGTGAAGGCCGCGACCCAGTCCGGTGTCATGGTCGTCAACGCGCCGACCTCCAACATCGTCTCGGCCGCCGAGCTCGCGGTCGCGCTGATGCTCGCCGCCGCGCGCCACGTCTCGCCGGCGCACGCCGCGCTGCGGGGCGGGGAGTGGAAGCGCTCCAAGTACACCGGCATCGAGCTCTACGAGAAGACCGTCGGCATCGTCGGCCTGGGTCGCATCGGCGTCCTGGTCGCGCAGCGCCTGAGCGCGTTCGGGATGAACGTCATCGCCTACGACCCCTACGTGCAGGCCGGCCGGGCCGCCCAGATGGGCGTGCGCCTCGTCGACCTCGACACCCTGCTCGCCGAGGCCGACTTCATGTCGGTCCACCTGCCCAAGACCCCCGAGACGGTGGGCCTGATCGGCGCCGAGCAGCTGGCCAAGGCCAAGACCTCGCTGGTGCTCGTCAACGCCGCCCGCGGCGGCATCGTCGACGAGGCGGCGCTCTACGACGCGCTGAAGACCGGCAGCATCGCCGCCGCCGGCCTCGACGTGTTCGCCAAGGAGCCGTGCACCGACAGCCCGCTCTTCGAGCTCGAGAATGTCGTCGCCACGCCCCACCTCGGCGCGTCCACCGACGAGGCGCAGGAGAAGGCCGGCATCGCGGTCGCCAAGTCGGTGCGGCTCGCGCTGTCCGGCGAGCTCGTGCCGGACGCGGTCAACGTCCAGGGCGGCGTGATCGCCGAGGACGTGCGCCCGGGCATCCCGCTCACCGAGAAGCTCGGCCGCGTGTTCACCGCGCTGGCCGGCGAGGTCGCCCAGCAGATCGACGTCGAGGTCCGCGGTGAGATCACCGAGTTCGACGTGAAGGTGCTCGAGCTGGCTGCCCT includes the following:
- a CDS encoding IS30 family transposase, with amino-acid sequence MPGARLTVEQRRTIERCYRIGLSQGQIASIIGKSASTVSRELARSFSSPGSRSPRARTAPDAGRGYLRSYNAERAQAVAALRARRPKARRLDHPPLREKVWELLRADWSPEQIAAMLPVLFPHDQDMRVSHETIYQSLFIQTKGELKRELTAHLRSRRTRRKTQTGGAKRVTLGITDDLMIRARPAEVEDRAVPGHWEGDLLLGGTGKGAVMTLVERSSRFVLLAPMPGRHTADLARMSLAEMIATLPLSLRRSITWDRGSEMAQHARFKVETGLPIYFCDPQSPWQRGTNENTNGLLRQYWPKGADLSHLTMAECDDVALRLNTRPRKTLDWQTPGQALDRGLIATAL
- a CDS encoding HNH endonuclease → MFELLISRVREAKTALAQDPSDLSDAELVDLLREVEELKCAAAAAQAVAAVRLDESQRQAQVAAGVRAERVGEGIAEQVGLARHESPTKAARLLGLAKVLHHEMPQTMALMRAGRLNEWRATILARETACLPLADRQVVDERLCADGRAATMSDLALTRAAKKLACELDPASVAERARRAETERHVTIRPAPDTMCWVSALLPVKQGVSIYATLLAAAAAGRAQGDERSKGQVMADTLVERVTGAPADEPARVEVKLVMTDRALFAATDDAAHLEGYGPVPAPWARAFVTDAMRATRLWIRRLYTSPLTGQLVSMDSRARLAPEALAEFVATRDQDLCRTPWCGAPIRHTDHIRSWEHGGPTTATNLQGLCERCNHAKQAPGWLARASTDPSGVHTVEITTPTGHRHRSRAPDPPGEVCPVPRQPVEYELIG
- a CDS encoding excalibur calcium-binding domain-containing protein, which codes for MRYPSCDAVRAAGAAPIRRGEPGYGSHLDRDGDGSACE
- a CDS encoding RNA polymerase sigma factor, coding for MSQGREVRRAVEAVWRIESARIVGTLARYTGDFALAEDLAQEALAEALVGWPRDGVPANPAGWLLTVGRRRAIDAFRRRAALDERYAVLARDADDGPDAGAAGDVDLLWDPDRVDDDQLALMFISCHPVLSREAQVALTLRVLGGLSSDEIARAFLAPTATVQARITRAKKTLAAARVRFEVPTREECRERLGPVLSVIYLIFTEGSSASGGGDWIRPDVAREAVRLARILARLLPDEPETHGLLALVELTAARFPARVGPDGEPVLLEHQDRERWDRSAIGRGRASLARAGQVGRGLGAYGVQAAIAECHAIARSVADTDWDRIVLLYEALGRLAPSPVVELNRAVAVSMASGPAAALPAVDALVASGALSGSHLLPSVRGEMLRRLGRLDEARHELDLALRLCGNERERAVLAAKLAALAG
- a CDS encoding phytoene/squalene synthase family protein gives rise to the protein MFRLPPGANAGPLSAHRTYDEVADASAALVIKRYSTSFGLASRLLEPPVRRHVRNVYALVRVADEIVDAPRPDGSTEAQEATLTELERETRRALGTGHSGNLVVHAFARTARETGIEQGLLDPFFASMRADLTPVEHDRASFERYVHGSAEVVGLMCLRAFLAAEPGAGASYDDLAAGARRLGAAFQKLNFLRDLGADYEALGRSYFPDVDPTRLDVATRDALLDDIDADLASGARSLVLLPPSSRRAVRVAHALFGELSRRVRATPPERLGRMRVRVPDPVKARLLVTSLLRPER
- a CDS encoding YciI family protein — protein: MPHYLIYFNQQWVGDHDEAWFESRVEPSTAVVRDMQDQGVLVYAGGLVEELEQAASADATGGELVITDGPFAETKEWLGGLTIVDVPDDESARVWAGRVAEGCGWPQEVRRFKAGSLQALALEAQPAAAPQSGLRRP
- a CDS encoding polyprenyl synthetase family protein yields the protein MTAAPSDLQGALDAAVGPLPPNAGPDRRALDEALRDALSGGKRFRPRLVAAVHDALGGTARTAVAEVGAAVELLHTAFLVHDDVIDGDDLRRGRPSTPGRFRAEALADGATPQGAESYARAASVLVGDLALSHALRAVTLCDVDAGTRASLLDLFDTALRVSATGELADVRLSLGVAEPTLAEVLAMEAQKTAAYSFELPMQAGAVLAGAESAVVDGVGRVGRLLGVAYQLLDDLEGVFGDPEGTGKAPLGDLREGKRTPLMVHAQSSSTWGRVSPYLGRADLDPADAARVRNALEEGGSHAFVEELARRHLREAAEQSEVLGLPTDLVHIVGAVASDRAAGAA
- the crtI gene encoding phytoene desaturase family protein, which produces MSRAVVVGGGITGLATAALLARDGWSVDVLERRDELGGRAGSLEVDGFRFDTGPSWWLMPEVFDHFFAMLGTTTAEQLDLERLDPGYRVFYEGLDEPVDVRAGRAANVALFEELEPGAGRRLEAYLDSARRVYELSVSRFLYTSFESPRSLLKADVLRRGGELTSLLTRSLESRVARSFRDRRLRQVLGYPAVFLGTSPDRAPSMYHLMSWMDLGDDGVLYPRGGFSRLIEAVAGLAREHGARLHTGCEATAVRTRPGGRRARVTGVDYVDADGRPAALEADVVVGAADLHHVETALVAPELQTYPQSWWDKQVSGPGAVLAFLGVDGTLPELAHHSLFFTADWKDNFDAIFERPTRVPDPASVYVCRPSATDHTVAPPGMENLFLLVPVPADVGIGHGGRDGAGDPAVEKATDAAIAQVADWAGIADLAARVRVRHTVGPADFADDLHSWRGGALGPGHVLTQSAFFRARNASRKVDGLLYAGYSTIPGIGLPMCLISAELVLKRLRGDRSTGPSAPSAQR
- a CDS encoding YciI family protein, which codes for MKYMLIMRADDEANESFKDVDFEKIMEVMGRFNEEMISAGVLVAAEGLDDASLGVVVDYSAQPPVVTDGPYGETKELFGGFWILDVASIEEAVEWAKRAPMAGPGMKTEIRRVASVDEFPQDNPWIQKERAWREATGQL